TCCGCGAGCATGACATCGCCCGGCTTAAAAATGCGCTTGGAGCCGTCGCTGCACTCGATCTCCCACGAGCCAGAGAGCGTCACCACGTACTGGCGGCGCGGCGCCGGGTGCCAGTCGATGACGTGGCCCGCGGGCGCGCGGCGAAAAACGACGCCGTTGGCGGCCCGAAGCTCGGTCGTCTGGAGTTTATCGCCGCTGAACGACAGATCTTTTTCTTCGAAGTGCGAAAGCTGATCGTTGCCGCTGTAAAGCCTGACGACTTTCATCGCGTCCTCCGCTTCTCACGCCCGGTCTTCACTATAGGTCACGTGCGGCCCGCCGAACGCCTCGGAGCGGTTGCCGAAAAGAACCAGCGGCGTGTCGCCCACGTTGGTGATCTGGTAGTAATCTTTCGCGGCAAAGAAGACGACCTCGTTCTTCCCGATGACTTTTTCTTCGCCCTTGATGCCTTTGACGGATGCTTTGCCTTCGAGCACGAGAAACGTCTCCGGCGAAGCATGGTAGTGCATGTCCGTGCCGTCTCCGGGCGTGAAGTAAAGAATCCACGAGCGAAAATTTTCCGTCCCGAAGAGATTGAGCTTGCGCTTGTTCTCCTCCTTCGCTTCGATCATTTTGCGGTTCAGGCTGATGAATTCCATGGCAATCCTCCTTGCGATCGTTGTGGGCGATAAAGCGGCACGGCCTATGAGACACTAGCAAAACGGCCGCAGGGCAACAAGATGATGAAGAGCATGGACGAGCGGGCCTCGTCCGATTCGACACGGATTAGCGAAAAGGTCGTGAGTGAGAGAGTAACTTGTGGTTGGAACGGAGAGCGCCGATGTTAAGGATCGCGTAGCTGTCGCTTCGTTAAAAAAAACTATCCTTACTTGATCCGTATCATCAAATCGCCGGAGTGCCATCCCATCGTCCGGCAAATCGCGAGCACTCTGTCCCGGGATTTCGCGATGATTGTAATCAGCGAATGTGACGGTCTGTGCAATACGATCCAAGAGCGCATCTTACGTCCTCCTTTTTAAGGGAGACGTAACGCAATAAGCATGCCTCCGGCGATTCTTCTCTGCACTACCCGTAAAGACCCTGGTTGACGCATATGTTGCCTGAGGCCAAAAGCCTTGAAACCCGGTTTTTTCCATATTTTATGGCTGGATGTGACGCGGTGCGGCGATCACATATTATGTACTAGGCTTCAGGCCCTTAACGGCCGCGCCTTATTGTCCAGGTCGTTGCAAAATTGTCCGAGGTTTGTCGAGCGCT
This window of the Candidatus Binatia bacterium genome carries:
- a CDS encoding cupin domain-containing protein; translation: MEFISLNRKMIEAKEENKRKLNLFGTENFRSWILYFTPGDGTDMHYHASPETFLVLEGKASVKGIKGEEKVIGKNEVVFFAAKDYYQITNVGDTPLVLFGNRSEAFGGPHVTYSEDRA